The nucleotide sequence GCCCGGCGGCAGGAGTCGCGCCGCCGGGAGGCCGGGCAGGGCTGCCGGAGACCAGCCGGGCGCACGGCCCTCCTCCttcctctacccctacctccgtCCTGttcctgggcctgagcagcaaagtgtgtgtgtggggaacagctgcagctggagggaaaaaaaaaccaaaaacctgaatttggggttagaaaagtgggggcgtcttatacatgggggcgtcttatacatggaaaaatacgGTAATCAACTTCCTCCTCCCAGTCAGATCCGCACTTTGGGGCTGTAAGGAGAACTGCCATGGCCTTTACCCTCCCCTGGTGGCAGTGCagaaaatagcattttttttcctcacagacaaGGCTGCCTCTGTTCTGAATCTATCATGTTCATTCTCCTGTCAGCCTGCTGAGTGAGTGTAACTTGACTGGGGAACTTCCTGTCTTAATTACTAGCTTGACATTGACATGATAAATGTTGGTATTTATTTTCAGAAACCAAGTTTGACCCAGCAGAATGGGGGGCTAAACTGGATGACAGGTTCTACAACAACAAAGCTTTTGAGGTAGGCTGGGATTGCTGCCCTAAGGGGTCTCGTCTTAATGCAGTGCACAGGACTAAAAAGCAAAATCTCACCCAATGCTTTTGAACTtcaattagaatcatagaatctcagggttggaagagacctcaggaggtcatctagtccaaccccctgctcaaagcaggaccaatccccaactaaatcatcccagccagagctttgtcaagcctgaccttaaaaacctctaaggacggagattccaacacctccctaggtaacccattccagtgcttcaccaccttcctagtgaaaaagtttttcctaatatccaacctaactcaccccccctgcaacttgagaccattactcctcgttctgtcatcaggtaccactgagaacattcGTGGAAGTTGAGCTAGTGCTTAAACTGAGAAATGGGACCAGGGGAATTACAGATTCACACAGATGGGGAGAAGCTGAATTTCCATTTGGGATCCTTGTTCTGGAGCAGTCTCCATGGAGACTCAGACTGGAGCTCTTTCCTATTGTGAAGGAACGATTGGATGaacctttatttttttatgtttttcttcCAGGAGGCTGTATCTTTGCAAGAAGAGGTGAAGGAGTCGATGAAAGATTCATCCATGGAGCCCGTAAGTAATCTCCCAAAGTCTGCCTGGATTTTGACTCTGCTGGAGCTGCACCTTGTGTCCATGTCCAGATGGCTAAGCAGGAATTGGAAGTGCTCCACCAGTTCCAAAGCATCTCTCTCCAAATAATTTGAAGAGAGAAAATCAAGGCCTTTTGTTCCAGCTGGCTTAGGATCCACCCCTTTCTACTGTTCAATGTGATTTCCCAGAGTGTGGAGTCAGTCAGCTCTGGGGTGACTTTTCCGTAGAGTTTCACCCGGGATGCATTTGTTCCATTAGCATTTATAAAGCAGATCATTCTTATCTGCAGAGAATTTGCCTTTGTTGTGAGGTTCTgtgtccctccttccccattctGGATGTTAGTTTCTAGATCACTGAGTTAGTGAAATCATTCCCCCCAGCTAATTAGTTAATATGATGCTCTAACTGCAACTTGGTGTGGTATTTGACTTGCTCCTCTCCATCATTCCCAGCTGGGGCACCTTGTTGGAGGTTGGGGAGCCTGATTTGTATCTCCCACTGAAAATaggtctctctttttctctccctctgcttAGTAACTCAGTCTCTGTCAGGCTTAGTATGCTTCAGGCTTACAGTGctcatcatttttaaaaatcaacatttgccAACAGTTATCATCACTCCCTGGGAACGAGAGGCCACCATTTCCCCCCCGTACTTAGCAGGAAATAACTATCGTATCACACACCACCAAGTAGTAACTCTTGGCAAATGCTGATAGTTTAATGGCACCGTTAGTTTCCCACAGAAGGGAGCTTCGTGTTCTGGAAACTCTGAGATGAGCAGTTGGTCTTTAAATAAGGATCAAATCACAATGTTCTTACTCAGACAAGACTCCCAGTGAGTCAGAGAAAGTTCTGCCCGAGTAAGAGCCTCAAGATTTGGCCCTAAAAACAACCCCAATAATAATTAGATCTGTTGCAACGAAAAAGGTACAGATGACAAAACACATTTAGTTTCCCACTCAACCTTTGGTTCACACACAGCTTCCAAAATGCCTTTGAGAAGCAGCAGTTTTCAGTGGCTGCACATTATGCAGATTTACTGTAATTTAGGCATTCGTTTTTACTACAAGAAAATGATCAGCCTGTCAGCTGTTTACGAAGCCATTTCCTCTGtggttttatttctttaatgAAGGAGCTTGACAAACACAGCCTCTTTGAAACAACCACCCATGAAATAGAAGATAAAGCGGCCACAAAAATCCAGGCTGTCTACAGGGGATACAGGGTAAGAGAGACAGTGAGGAGACTGAAAGAACTAGGTCAGGATGCAACGAATCCCACGGAAGAAATCTAATGCCGTTAGACCTGCCAGTGTCACGATTTCCAGACTAGATGCAGGTGAATGAATGGCTTGTTTGTCAGTATTGACAGtaggtttatttttgtttaataaacatCACATATTCAAAATGCACCTGAGCCctgtgtgatttatttatttttttgagtcTGTTTGCAGAGCTGCTTGCTCAATCTGTCATGGGCAGAGACTCATTTGGATGGGTAAACACTGAACTTCTCTAGCAAGTTGGTTGTGATCTGGTAAGCCACAGAGAACTGCCTTTTTGCAAATGTTAGTTCTAAAAGCAAAAAGTCCATTGCCTGAAGCATGTCGTTTACTGGCTGCGTGTTAGGGTCACTGGTTCCAAACTCTCCCCAAAGGACGACAGAATGGGAAGGGAACACCAAAGATGTGTTCTGTATCCCGTCgcttctgctctgctccaccttcTCCAGGTGTGCGCTTGCACAGGGACTAGACCTGGGGCCTGCTGCCTCCAAAGCCTGGGCTGGACTGGACGATGGagtcggtctctctctctctggcctgatGACTAAGTGTTTATCCACAGCAGaacagtcactgggccagagagactgAGTGGGAATGACTGTAATCTAGTGATTTGGGCATCCACCCGGGAGATGGGAGGCCCCAAATCCAGTCCCCCTGCTGTactcactctttcattatttatccagagtgcaacagcttcaacaggagagagtgggggagcctgcagccgaatatcccatagctcagtggttagagcactctcctgagaggcaGGTTTTGAGCAGGGGTCTCCCTTCTCTCCCTCTGCCAGAACCtcagtctcccacatcccaggtgagtgcctgaACCAGTGGGTTCAGAGTGAAAAGgtgggctgctgcttctccacTGGCCAGATTTTAAATGGGACTGATCCAGTCGGTGGCCTCTGAGCACGCCTATTGGATTGGGCCCTGCATGTGACTTAGGTGGCTGGACGCCGATCTTCCTGTTCCTTGTGAatcgctctggggcttaggcatgagGTAGGTGTCCAGGCACCTAGAGAAAGGCAGCAGTGCCCATGTTCATAGGCAGGAACACTGGCTCCTAAGCAGCTTTGACTCTGCAAAGTCAgctgctgagtgagtttaggcacccaCAGGGTTCAGGGGAGTGTCGTGGACTGCAGTGAAGCTAAAACTGGATTTAGGCGCCTACATCtgatgtttaggcacctaagtagcTTCATGGATCCCACGCCATGCACCAcagtttccccattggtaaaCTAGGGATCATTTTGCCGCCTTCGTAGTCGGGGGCTCTAGGCAATTAAACCGTGTTTGTAAAGTAGCTCGATATTCCTGGTTGAAAAGATGCTATAAAAGTGCAACATATTATTAGATTGATGCCTGGGAAAACAATGAAGAAAATCGAGAACAAAAGACTGGATTCAATATTTGTGAGGACTGGGAAGACCCAGGAGTGGTAATGCCATACGCAGGCTTGATTCTGCATTTTTTAGCCCTTGTGTTGTCACTTAACCTGCGTGCAAAGCGGGTATGAAATGTTACCCAGTGGAATGTTGGCATTTTGCACCCAGTTTGCACGGCACCTGCCCAGCGTGTGAGAAGCAGGGGCGGGTCAGGTCCACGTCCCTTCTGTTCTAGCTCACTAGTCTGAATCCAGGCCAGGTGAGCACAGCTGATATTGTATAGCTCTCTGGTGCCCTTTGTGAATTGATTGGGTCAATCTCAGTCCAATTCCTATCAGAGGTTTAACTGGCATGCTAGGCTGATGGCTAAATTCTGTTTATTCTACTACCCTTCCTAAGCACTAAACttagatattttttttttaaagggaacacTTCTGTTGGGACAGAACCTGACAGAATTCAGCACTGAGGCTGTCACTTTGTCTTGAATCAATAGTTTAGAAATATTGTAACACAAAACGGAAAGTAGTGATTGAAGAACAAAAGCTCCCTGCCAGCCTCCGCCCTTCCTCGGGTGGAGGATTATCTCATCAGTTGGGATCAAGAcactttttaatgaaaacttaATAAATTGGCCCCAGTAATTGGGCATTATTTCCCAAGGTCCCTGCAGTTATTATAATCGCTCACCTGAGATTTCTGACTCATTGCTCGACTTTTTAGGATAAGAATGCTCGTTCGATCATCTTGAAAGTCCCTGCCGGAGCGCCTGAAGGAGGAAGAAAAGATATGTAAATGTGCACATCTCTAGATTATATTTAATGCTCTATTTTTAGTTTTCTTGTATCCCTTGAGGTTGTCACAATTTAGTACAGATCCCTGCTTGAACGAGGGATGTGACATCTGCTATCATTACAAACCCTATCAAGATGCTTggtcaggggggaggggaggcactgCGGTGCTGCAGTTAATATATTTTACAGTCTCAGAGTAACTTCTAGCCACCTTGTTTGGATGCGCTGGGCCTACGCTGGGTAACACATTTTCCATGGCTGCTTTGTTTCAGTGACAGGCCAAAGGGGCTGCCGTTCACGCGAGTGAACTTAGCGCTTGCTTGATAAACTTAAACGTTTCTAATGTACTAAACTAAGTTCAATCTTACTTATTGTGCCACTCGCCATGAATGCTGGAAAAACGGCCCCCAACCACTGAAAACTAAGCAGTAGTGTTGAGTCTTTAGGACTAAGGCTTCAGTACGGAAGACGGTGAACAGAACTGCGTTGAATTCAGTGGGTTTTTTACTGGTGTATGTGCAAGTAGAATGAGCAGGCCTGATTCCCCTCGCCTTGCTCCTTGGGTAGTCATTCAGCGGGGTAAAATGCTACCAACCCAGGGTTCCTCACTCAGGCAAGGCTGTGGAAAATCTCTCTCTGGTACATAAACGCTCTCCATTcccatagtatttgagcacctcacaaactctaatgtatttatcctcccatacccctgtgaggcagggaagtgctattattcccattgtacGGATggagaactaaggcacagaggaaCCAAGGCCTGGATCCTCAAAGCTACGtgggcacctaacttccattggaatcaataggaattaggtgcccaagtacctttgaggatctgggcctaactcCAACTTCCACAGGCAGGGCTAGAtctacaaagggacttaggtgcctaagtccgtGCTCAGCTGCCCCCGAACTTGAAGAGTTTCTGCCAGTGAGCATGTGCACAGGTGCCTAAGTCCCGCTGCCTGGAGCCTGTCTCACAGCTAAGCCCCTGTGGGGTGCTCAAATGAAGCATGATCCTGCTCACTTTGCCTGATCTGTCAGCGGTCGCCTGACTGATTGGGCTCTGCACAAACCACCACTGGAGCAGGCCCCTTATTACCTCTGCCCAGTGGCCGATGCACTCACCCGGTCTGTGGGAGACGCCTGTGAGGTGAATGCCGTAGCCTCTGGGCTATGGGACATTCTGAGGTGGGgggtctctctcagtctctcctgctgaagctgttacTGGAACAGGGTCTTGACATTGGGTCTCCCCATGCCAGCTGAGTGCCCTGACCAGTCAGTTACAGAGTCAGGCTCATGCTGTCTCTGCCCCAGGGACATAATTATTCAAACAAAATAGAACTCCTGCGTGGCAGGTATAATAGGCTAGGGCAAATTCTGCCTCccttggtgctgctgctgccagaccCCCGGCTGCTGGATTTTGGGGggaagtttttgctttattatgccccatgcaggttccagggcgGCTGAAGAAGTGGTATGTGCTACTTCGCTTCCTgtgttcatcagtaatctcccggGGCTCCAGAAAGATTACTGATAAACCCAGGAagctaagggctagtctacacttacccaGCGGGTCGGCGCGTGAGTCGTTCGAGTTCGAGTTGAACTATCGGCTATCTATCTGATAGTTCGAAGTTCGAACTCCGCCGCGCGCTCGATGCTCTCTCACTCACCACACTGCAAAGGCGGAGTGACGGACAGCGGAACGCGGACTCGATTCTGCAGCATCTGGGCCGGGTGAGTGAGTAGTGCCTAGTTCAGCTCACTATTCAGCTCGCTCAAACTGTTGAACTAACTGTTCGGACCTTCCCAGAGTAGCAAATACTGCTGCCTCGCTGCCCCGGAAACTGCATGGGACATAGTAAAAGCGTCTTTGGATGGGAGTGAGAGACTTTTCCCCGCAGCGGCTTGGGGTATGGCTGCGGTTGGCCTGGGGCTCCTtcaggcaggtggggaggggcttCAGGGCACCTCcgagcaggtggggcagggaggcttgGGGCTTTGGCTGGCCCGGGGCTCCTCCAGCCGAGGGGAGGTGCTCAGGACTCATGGCtctgggggggtggcagggggtctcaggcagaaggggcagagccgggggctagcctcccctaAGGGGGGCTCCACCCACCACCCACGAAGGAACTATTTCAACAAGAGAGATTGAGGGCACCCCCCCATCAGAACATCCCACTGCACAGGGGCCAGGGCACTCTCCTGAGATGTGGGTTCCCATCTCTGTTCCAATGCCATCAGCggggattgaacctgggtcaCCCACCTAGACGAGGGGCGTGTTCTAACCTCCATCCTAAAGGCCTTTCTGGAGCAAGCTGCACAACCTGCTCTTCTGTGGCTACCTCTGATTTTTTTCAAGCAGGGGCACAGACCCCTAATTCCAGGAGAGGGTTTGCGGCTGCAAACCCAGCGCAGAAATAGACCCCCCCCACCAGCATTTTCTACTCCCTGGTTTAGGCAGCAACACGCTCAGCttactggcttttgtggatcccaatCTTCGGTGCCTCAGTCCCCGTACATTGTAGAGGGAGCCTGGCTGCCTATCTTGGGGCTGTGACTTCTACTCGAAGGCAGGTTGCCTAAAGTGAGGCTTTGTAATGTTGAGTCTCTGCAGCTCTATCCTAAAGCCTGTGGCAGTTCTCCCAAGTACCAGGTAAGTGCGCTaaccactggcccatccttccGCTGACAGCCCACAAAAGGCAGAACACGCATACTCAGTCTAATGTATTGTGGACATAAGCGAAGAATCACGGCGGCGTCTCTTCTCTCCACTGCAAATCCTTTCCCGTCGCTGAGGCGAGTGGATGTAACCGTATCAGCGACGGGCCCAACAGGCCCCGAGTCtccatcctgcaccccctcccaacccccaccctcccacaagCAGATCGGCAGACTTAATCAGCCCGAGTTTTCCTCCAGTGGGTTACACTGCCACAAAACGGGTAGGATCTGGTAGAGAATCAGGCCTCCTACTATTTAAAGGTGCCAACACACAGAAAACTAAGCGGGAGCTACACCCACGGCCTGGGCTCGTCAGCCCCCAGCTGTCATTGCTGATGGCAGGGGGGAAATGATAAAAGCAGGGAGGAAGAACTGAGTTGGCGTAACCCTCCCTTTCTTCCAGCACAGGCAGTGCTCCCGCCAGCGACTGTGGCTCTGGCCTGCTAGGTTTGCCTGCTGTCATGTTATTTGTTGGGCGGTGAGAAAGCTGTTTTTGAAGGGCTATCCCCCAGCTCCTTCCAATGCTGCTGCCTTCAGTTAGCACCATGCTCCAGCCTGGGCATGAGTGAATTGCTGAGGAGTTTGGCATTAGCACCTCCTCAACCACCTGAACTCCCCAGCACTGGCTCGTTTTACTGCAATTTAGGATTTCCTCCCTCTCCAATATCTCCCCGAGCCTCCCCCACTCCGCAATCTACATTATTCTAAGCTTTTCCTCCCTTACATTCCTGCTTCGTGTTTAAGTTCCTCTAACACAGATTTAGTCTGGGAACAGAAGGGAGGACTAGTGATGGAATTCGCTGCTGCTAGCTTTGCCTCTGCCCTAGAAAGGAGCCTGAATCCTGTTGCTGGCGGATGCCTGGGAacttcctccccccccagcgcAGGGCAGGATGAGGTCACTGGGATTTATTTATACATTTGTTTGTTGTTGCTTGTGGGCTCTTTAAATACATCAAAACAGCATCATTAGTCCGTCAGTTAGAGACTTGCCATTTTAAGTGATTAAGCTGTGAGTTCTGCCCTGCTTGCTGTCTGAAAGCCTCGTTAAACAGCTGTGCCTTTCCCTGTGCTCACCCAACAGGGGCTCTGGTAGACTACTGGACAGCAAAGGTTGCACAGGCAGAGGTCCTCAGCTGAGCATGCTTTGCAGCTGCTTCTGCACCATGACCTTCAAGAATGGGC is from Mauremys reevesii isolate NIE-2019 linkage group 12, ASM1616193v1, whole genome shotgun sequence and encodes:
- the SPA17 gene encoding sperm surface protein Sp17, translated to MSIPFSNTHHRIPPGFANLLEGLAREVLREQPEDIPAFAANYFEELLDKREKTKFDPAEWGAKLDDRFYNNKAFEEAVSLQEEVKESMKDSSMEPELDKHSLFETTTHEIEDKAATKIQAVYRGYRVRETVRRLKELGQDATNPTEEI